The following coding sequences are from one Streptomyces dengpaensis window:
- a CDS encoding cytochrome P450: MTGDKETAVCPFDFSEALEFDPALAEFMNRDSPTRIRLPYGDADAWLVTDFDSVKRVTTDQRLSRAGIIGHDYPRMTAEPIVSPESVNVMDPPHSSRVRQLASQAFTQQQVDGMRSRITWLAEVLLDEMEEKGAPADLVQHLSNPLPQHTILDLLGIERNEWPRMQESVSQLLVVGADNKEAAAHAKADLTEYFAKLVKERRKSPGKDIISAMAEARDGEDQLDDRELAVMALTLTLSGQDTATCQISDIAYLLLTRPELMEHLRRRPETISDVVHEMLRYIPFRKGVGIPRIALEDVELGGVQIRAGEFVHVSYLTANRDPERYPGAHTIDPDRKYLPHMTFGWGGHRCIAVPLAMAELEVAIGRLLERFPGLRLAVPPEDVRWDTDTIRRFPHELPVTW; encoded by the coding sequence ATGACCGGTGACAAGGAGACGGCCGTCTGCCCGTTCGACTTCAGCGAAGCCCTGGAGTTCGACCCCGCCCTCGCGGAGTTCATGAACCGCGATTCCCCCACCCGGATCCGGCTCCCCTACGGCGACGCCGACGCCTGGCTGGTCACCGACTTCGACTCCGTCAAACGCGTGACCACCGACCAGCGGCTCAGCCGGGCAGGCATCATCGGCCACGACTACCCCCGGATGACGGCGGAGCCCATCGTCTCGCCCGAGTCGGTCAACGTGATGGACCCGCCGCACAGCAGCCGCGTCCGCCAGCTGGCCTCGCAGGCCTTCACCCAGCAGCAGGTCGACGGCATGCGGAGCCGGATCACCTGGCTCGCGGAGGTCCTGCTGGACGAGATGGAGGAGAAGGGCGCGCCGGCGGACCTGGTCCAGCACCTCTCCAACCCGCTTCCCCAGCACACCATCCTGGACCTCCTCGGCATCGAACGGAACGAATGGCCCCGGATGCAGGAGTCCGTGAGCCAGCTGCTCGTCGTCGGCGCGGACAACAAGGAGGCCGCGGCGCACGCCAAGGCCGATCTGACGGAATACTTCGCCAAACTCGTCAAGGAGCGCCGGAAGTCACCCGGCAAGGACATCATCAGCGCGATGGCCGAGGCGCGGGACGGCGAGGACCAGCTCGACGACAGGGAACTGGCGGTCATGGCCCTGACGCTGACACTCAGCGGCCAGGACACGGCGACATGCCAGATCAGCGACATCGCGTACCTGCTGCTGACGCGTCCCGAGCTGATGGAACACCTCAGGCGCAGGCCGGAGACCATCTCCGACGTCGTGCACGAGATGCTCCGCTACATCCCGTTCCGCAAGGGGGTCGGTATCCCCCGGATCGCCCTGGAGGACGTGGAGCTGGGCGGCGTACAGATCCGGGCGGGCGAATTCGTCCACGTGTCGTACCTGACGGCCAACCGTGACCCGGAGCGCTACCCGGGCGCGCACACCATCGACCCCGACCGGAAGTACCTGCCGCACATGACGTTCGGCTGGGGCGGACACCGGTGCATCGCCGTGCCCTTGGCCATGGCGGAGCTGGAAGTGGCGATCGGGCGCCTCTTGGAGCGTTTCCCCGGGCTGCGGCTCGCGGTGCCGCCGGAGGACGTGCGGTGGGACACGGATACGATCCGGCGGTTCCCGCACGAGCTGCCGGTGACTTGGTAG
- a CDS encoding AMP-dependent synthetase/ligase, whose amino-acid sequence MSIPHASEPSPGLSPTPAPTPAPDFDLDYDGGPVLVKPEIRRLDGVAREASVPPIAPPATHGSLADLPFDNAEAAPDKVVLSRKGPDGRWTDVTAAEFAAQVRAVAKGLIAEGLVPGDRIAIMARTTYEWTLLDFAAWAAGLVTVPVYPTSSVFQVRWILQDSGAVALVTETVSQAAALGPERERLPDLGYMWVMEKGHVDLLAESGESVPDQEVDVRRGMLIPDTLATLIYTSGTTGRPKGCALTHGNFFAEIDNAIELLYPVFKAKSGDEESVLLFLPMSHVFGRMIAIACIRARVRLGHAPSLKADDLLPDLASFKPTCLLAIPYMLEKIFNGARARAEAGGRASSFDRAANVAIKYGEAMEAKQTGTGPGPVGTLKAARVFYNPLVYRRIRNAMGGRVRNAICGGSPLGRRLAAFYAGAGIEIYEGYGLTETTGAATVTPPLQPRLGTVGWPMPGMKVRIAADGEILLSGEQVLRGYWDPQAGGVVPAAPDGWLPTGDLGALDDDGYLTITGRKKELLITAGGKSVAPAPLENWLRSHPLISQCIVLGDGRPFVTALITLDLDGITHWRQMNGKHPVPAKLLVNDDELRQTLQRAVDEANKLVSRPESIRRFAVLPVDFTEEAGHLTPSMKLRRDAIMRDFTTQVEQLYMP is encoded by the coding sequence ATGTCCATCCCGCACGCGTCCGAGCCCTCGCCCGGCCTCAGCCCCACACCCGCACCCACGCCGGCCCCCGACTTCGACCTCGACTACGACGGCGGCCCCGTACTCGTGAAGCCGGAGATACGACGGCTGGACGGCGTGGCACGCGAGGCGTCCGTGCCACCGATCGCCCCGCCGGCGACCCACGGTTCGCTCGCCGACCTGCCCTTCGACAACGCGGAGGCGGCCCCGGACAAGGTGGTCCTCAGCCGCAAGGGGCCGGACGGCCGTTGGACGGACGTGACGGCGGCCGAGTTCGCGGCACAGGTCCGTGCCGTGGCGAAGGGGCTGATCGCCGAGGGGCTGGTGCCGGGCGACCGGATCGCCATCATGGCGCGGACGACGTACGAGTGGACGCTCCTGGACTTCGCCGCGTGGGCGGCGGGTCTGGTGACGGTTCCCGTCTACCCCACCTCCTCCGTCTTCCAGGTCCGCTGGATCCTCCAGGACTCGGGCGCGGTGGCCCTGGTCACCGAGACGGTGTCCCAGGCGGCGGCCCTCGGCCCGGAGCGCGAACGCCTGCCCGACCTCGGTTACATGTGGGTCATGGAGAAGGGCCACGTCGACCTCCTGGCGGAGTCGGGCGAGTCGGTCCCGGACCAGGAAGTGGACGTACGCCGGGGGATGTTGATCCCGGACACCCTCGCCACCCTCATCTACACCTCGGGCACGACGGGCCGGCCCAAGGGCTGCGCGCTCACCCACGGCAATTTCTTCGCCGAGATCGACAACGCGATCGAACTCCTCTACCCGGTCTTCAAGGCGAAGTCGGGCGACGAGGAGTCGGTCCTCCTCTTCCTGCCCATGTCGCACGTCTTCGGCCGCATGATCGCCATCGCGTGCATCCGCGCGCGGGTTCGGCTCGGCCACGCGCCGAGTCTCAAGGCGGACGACCTGCTCCCGGACCTGGCGAGCTTCAAACCGACGTGCCTGCTGGCCATCCCGTACATGCTGGAGAAGATCTTCAACGGCGCCCGCGCCCGCGCCGAAGCGGGCGGACGGGCCTCGTCCTTCGACCGCGCGGCGAACGTGGCCATCAAGTACGGCGAGGCCATGGAGGCCAAGCAGACCGGCACCGGCCCGGGCCCCGTCGGCACGCTGAAAGCCGCCCGCGTCTTCTACAACCCCCTCGTCTACCGCCGCATCCGCAACGCCATGGGCGGCCGCGTCCGCAACGCGATCTGCGGCGGCTCCCCGCTGGGCCGCCGCCTCGCCGCCTTCTACGCCGGCGCGGGCATCGAGATCTACGAGGGCTACGGCCTCACGGAGACGACGGGCGCGGCCACGGTCACACCCCCGCTCCAACCCCGCCTCGGCACGGTCGGCTGGCCGATGCCCGGCATGAAGGTCCGCATCGCGGCGGACGGCGAGATCCTGCTCTCCGGCGAACAGGTCCTCCGCGGCTACTGGGACCCCCAGGCGGGCGGCGTCGTCCCGGCCGCCCCCGACGGCTGGCTGCCCACCGGCGACCTCGGCGCCCTGGACGACGACGGCTACCTCACCATCACCGGCCGCAAGAAGGAACTCCTCATCACGGCGGGCGGCAAGAGCGTGGCCCCGGCCCCCCTGGAGAACTGGCTCCGCTCCCACCCCCTGATCTCCCAGTGCATCGTCCTGGGAGACGGCCGCCCCTTCGTCACCGCCCTGATCACCCTGGACCTCGACGGCATCACCCACTGGCGCCAGATGAACGGCAAGCACCCGGTGCCGGCGAAACTCCTCGTGAATGACGACGAGTTGCGCCAGACCCTCCAGCGCGCGGTGGACGAAGCGAACAAACTCGTCTCCCGCCCGGAGTCCATCCGCCGCTTCGCCGTCCTGCCCGTGGACTTCACGGAGGAGGCGGGCCACCTGACCCCGTCCATGAAGCTGCGGCGGGATGCGATCATGCGGGACTTCACGACACAGGTGGAGCAGCTGTACATGCCGTAG
- a CDS encoding MaoC/PaaZ C-terminal domain-containing protein: MSPSLSPLLARGALLSPLKRPRADAPVPRTRLVVPGVRVDLARLAGYERVCGFATGADALPVTYPHVLGFPLAMRIMSGRAFPLPLLGLVHTSFEATRWGGLPATAEYELTVYVQGLAPHRRGTEATVVTEARADGGRVWESRSTYLARHRTESRPAPEPREAQHRPREEREPLPALAEWRLAGDVGRRYGAVSGDRNPIHLYPVTARLFGFRRAIAHGMWTVARCLAEYGPRDAVTVRAEFKAPVLLPGTVTYAAEGPAFELRGGERVHLTGEVRPPGPNPTTGGSP; encoded by the coding sequence ATGTCCCCCTCCCTCAGTCCCCTCCTCGCCCGCGGTGCCCTGCTCTCCCCCCTCAAGCGGCCCCGCGCCGACGCGCCCGTCCCCAGGACCCGGCTCGTCGTCCCGGGCGTGCGCGTCGATCTCGCGCGGCTGGCCGGGTACGAGCGGGTCTGCGGGTTCGCGACGGGGGCGGACGCGCTGCCGGTCACGTATCCGCATGTCCTGGGGTTTCCGTTGGCCATGCGGATCATGTCGGGCCGTGCGTTCCCGCTGCCGCTGCTCGGCCTGGTGCACACCTCGTTCGAGGCCACCCGGTGGGGTGGACTGCCCGCCACGGCGGAGTACGAACTCACCGTGTACGTCCAGGGGTTGGCGCCGCACCGGCGCGGCACCGAGGCGACCGTCGTGACCGAGGCGCGGGCCGACGGCGGGCGCGTATGGGAGTCGAGGAGTACGTACCTCGCGCGGCACCGCACCGAAAGCCGCCCCGCCCCGGAACCGCGCGAGGCGCAGCACAGGCCGCGGGAAGAGCGGGAGCCGCTGCCCGCCCTCGCCGAGTGGCGCCTCGCCGGAGACGTAGGGCGGCGGTACGGGGCCGTGTCCGGGGACCGGAACCCCATCCACCTGTACCCGGTCACCGCCCGGCTCTTCGGCTTCCGCCGCGCCATCGCCCACGGCATGTGGACCGTCGCCCGCTGTCTCGCCGAGTACGGACCGCGGGACGCGGTGACCGTGCGCGCCGAGTTCAAGGCGCCGGTGCTGTTGCCGGGCACGGTCACGTACGCCGCCGAGGGCCCCGCATTCGAACTGCGGGGCGGCGAGCGCGTTCACCTCACCGGTGAAGTCCGTCCGCCGGGCCCGAACCCGACCACGGGCGGCTCTCCATGA
- a CDS encoding TetR/AcrR family transcriptional regulator yields the protein MGAVKNKRMPRAVRERQMLDAAVRTFGQRGYRAASMDEIADLAGVSKPLVYLYLNSKEDLFTACIRREAKALTAAVRAGVQPGLPADRQLWDGLRAFFTHTAENPDGWAVLHLQARTHGEPFAAEVAATREELVVFVTQLIAVAAREAHRNPSLPDREVAGLAEALVGAAESLATWANATPGVSAKQAAATLMDFAWAGLGNLMESRPWSGSGPADGLHR from the coding sequence ATGGGTGCAGTGAAGAACAAGCGGATGCCGCGTGCGGTACGTGAGCGGCAGATGCTGGACGCCGCCGTACGGACCTTCGGGCAGCGCGGGTACCGGGCCGCGTCGATGGACGAGATCGCCGATCTGGCGGGCGTGTCCAAGCCGTTGGTGTATCTGTACCTGAACTCGAAGGAAGACCTCTTCACCGCGTGTATCCGGCGGGAGGCCAAGGCGCTCACCGCCGCCGTCCGCGCGGGCGTACAGCCCGGCCTGCCCGCCGACCGTCAACTCTGGGACGGGCTGCGGGCGTTCTTCACGCACACGGCGGAGAACCCGGACGGCTGGGCGGTCCTGCACCTCCAGGCCCGTACGCACGGCGAGCCGTTCGCGGCCGAGGTCGCCGCGACGCGCGAGGAACTCGTCGTGTTCGTCACGCAGTTGATCGCCGTGGCCGCGCGTGAGGCGCACCGGAATCCGTCGCTGCCCGACCGCGAGGTCGCCGGGCTCGCGGAGGCGCTGGTCGGCGCCGCCGAGTCCCTCGCGACCTGGGCCAACGCGACGCCGGGTGTCTCCGCCAAGCAGGCCGCCGCGACCCTGATGGACTTCGCCTGGGCGGGCCTGGGCAACCTCATGGAGAGCCGCCCGTGGTCGGGTTCGGGCCCGGCGGACGGACTTCACCGGTGA
- a CDS encoding DUF4229 domain-containing protein: MGRYTLMRLGIFAGCFMVVWGLVYSGIAPRGLGGSNFMWVILLSLVISAPISFVVLRKERDRASAQVVARVDRVKTNLERNRNQEDTADDTAREGI; encoded by the coding sequence ATGGGCCGCTACACACTGATGCGCCTTGGTATCTTCGCGGGCTGCTTCATGGTCGTCTGGGGCCTCGTCTACTCCGGTATCGCCCCGCGCGGACTCGGCGGGTCCAACTTCATGTGGGTCATCCTGCTCTCCCTGGTGATCTCCGCCCCCATCAGCTTCGTCGTCCTGCGCAAGGAGCGCGACCGCGCCTCGGCCCAGGTCGTCGCCCGCGTGGACCGCGTCAAGACCAACCTGGAGCGCAACCGCAACCAGGAGGACACCGCGGACGACACGGCGCGTGAGGGTATCTAG
- a CDS encoding GNAT family N-acetyltransferase — MELTYRLDPDLTPAFLDELTRLWTDVSNAGGAVGFAGATTYEEIRPQTDAYAESVAAGSHRLLAGLDGDGRLRATAFLGFNSHRLQTHFAWLTTVMIDPSLQRGGHGRALLAAAEEHARTFGLEALKLTCRGGLGLEHFYASCGYKEVGRVPGGLRVSADDYRDDIVMWLPLL; from the coding sequence ATGGAGCTCACCTACCGGCTTGACCCCGACCTCACGCCCGCGTTCCTCGACGAACTCACCCGGTTGTGGACGGACGTCAGCAACGCGGGCGGGGCGGTCGGCTTCGCCGGCGCGACGACGTACGAGGAGATACGTCCCCAGACCGACGCGTACGCGGAGTCGGTCGCGGCCGGGAGCCACCGTCTGCTCGCCGGTCTCGACGGCGACGGGCGGCTGCGGGCCACGGCCTTCCTCGGCTTCAACAGCCACCGGCTCCAGACCCACTTCGCCTGGCTGACCACTGTCATGATCGACCCGTCCCTCCAGCGCGGCGGCCACGGCCGCGCCCTGCTCGCGGCGGCCGAGGAACACGCCCGCACGTTCGGCCTGGAGGCGCTGAAGCTCACCTGCCGGGGCGGGCTGGGCCTGGAGCACTTCTACGCGTCCTGCGGCTACAAGGAGGTCGGCCGGGTGCCGGGCGGGCTGCGCGTCTCGGCGGACGACTACCGCGACGACATCGTGATGTGGCTCCCGCTCCTGTGA
- the mqnE gene encoding aminofutalosine synthase MqnE: protein MDVGLKRELEDKVRAGERLTREDGIALYESDDLAWLGGLAHEVRTRKNGDVVHFNVNRHLNMTNVCTASCAYCSFQRKPGEKDAYTMRIEEAVRLAKAMENENLTELHIVNGLHPNLPWRYYPRSLSELKKALPNVSLKAFTATEIHHFETISGLSASEILDELIDAGLESLTGGGAEIFDWEVRQHIVDHRTHWEDWSRIHRLAHEKGLKTPCTMLYGHIEQPRHRVDHVLRLRELQDETGGFQVFIPLRYQHDFVDMKDGKVRNRLQARTQMATGAEALKTFAVSRLLFDNVPHVKVFWVMHGVQTAQLALQHGADDMDGSVVEYKITHDADNYGTPNKLTREDLLDLIRDAGFRPVERNTRYEIIREYDGPDPERRESPQPMRV from the coding sequence ATGGATGTCGGGCTCAAGCGCGAGCTGGAGGACAAGGTCCGGGCCGGTGAGCGGCTCACCCGCGAGGACGGCATCGCGCTGTACGAGTCGGACGACCTGGCCTGGCTCGGCGGGCTCGCGCACGAGGTGCGTACCCGCAAGAACGGTGACGTGGTCCACTTCAACGTCAACCGTCACCTCAACATGACGAACGTGTGCACCGCGTCCTGCGCGTACTGCTCGTTCCAGCGCAAGCCGGGCGAGAAGGACGCGTACACGATGCGCATCGAGGAGGCCGTCCGCCTCGCCAAGGCGATGGAGAACGAGAACCTCACCGAGCTGCACATCGTGAACGGTCTCCACCCGAACCTGCCGTGGCGGTACTACCCCCGGTCGCTCAGCGAGCTGAAGAAGGCGCTCCCGAACGTCTCCCTGAAGGCCTTCACGGCGACGGAGATCCACCACTTCGAGACGATCTCGGGTCTGTCGGCGTCGGAGATCCTCGACGAGCTGATCGACGCGGGCCTGGAGTCCCTGACCGGCGGCGGCGCGGAGATCTTCGACTGGGAGGTCCGTCAGCACATCGTCGACCACCGCACCCACTGGGAGGACTGGTCGCGCATCCACCGCCTCGCGCACGAGAAGGGTCTGAAGACCCCGTGCACGATGCTGTACGGCCACATCGAGCAGCCGCGGCACCGGGTCGACCACGTCCTCCGTCTCCGCGAACTCCAGGACGAGACAGGCGGCTTCCAGGTCTTCATCCCGCTGCGCTACCAGCACGACTTCGTGGACATGAAGGACGGCAAGGTACGCAACCGCCTTCAGGCGCGTACGCAGATGGCCACCGGAGCCGAGGCCCTGAAGACCTTCGCGGTCTCGCGCCTCCTCTTCGACAACGTTCCGCACGTCAAGGTCTTCTGGGTCATGCACGGCGTGCAGACGGCGCAGCTCGCGCTCCAGCACGGCGCCGACGACATGGACGGCTCGGTCGTCGAGTACAAGATCACGCACGACGCCGACAACTACGGCACGCCGAACAAGCTCACCCGCGAGGACCTGCTCGACCTGATCCGCGACGCCGGGTTCCGGCCGGTGGAGCGGAACACGCGCTACGAGATCATCCGCGAGTACGACGGCCCCGACCCGGAGCGCCGGGAGTCGCCGCAGCCGATGCGCGTGTGA
- a CDS encoding Lrp/AsnC family transcriptional regulator yields the protein MDAVDRQLIQALRENGRASYAELGRLVGLSGPSVTDRINRLEAAGVITGYRATVDAASLGLGVTALIGISLSDAADHEDVARRLRDLGEIEDCWFIAGDDSYMLKVRANDVDGLEKIIRRLSGTKGVSRTRTTIVLSTKWENRVGELPEEQ from the coding sequence ATGGACGCGGTGGACAGGCAGCTCATCCAGGCCCTGAGGGAGAACGGCCGGGCCTCCTACGCGGAGCTGGGGCGCCTCGTCGGTCTGTCGGGACCCAGCGTCACCGACCGCATCAACCGGCTGGAGGCCGCCGGCGTCATCACCGGCTACCGCGCGACGGTCGACGCGGCCTCGCTCGGTCTCGGTGTCACCGCCCTGATCGGCATCTCGCTCTCCGACGCCGCCGACCACGAGGACGTGGCCCGGCGCCTGCGGGACCTCGGCGAGATCGAGGACTGCTGGTTCATCGCGGGCGACGACTCGTACATGCTCAAGGTGCGGGCGAACGACGTGGACGGCCTGGAGAAGATCATCCGGCGCCTTTCCGGGACGAAGGGCGTCTCCCGGACCCGTACGACGATCGTGCTCTCCACGAAGTGGGAGAACCGGGTGGGTGAGCTGCCGGAGGAGCAGTAG
- a CDS encoding UbiX family flavin prenyltransferase, with protein sequence MKPGQTQRRPWIVGVSGASGTPYAAAVLRALLRAGESVDLVVSRASRLTLLDETGLPFRDAHWQDDLREWLARGADGKPGTFDVSVDGVRHWSAGDLAAGPSSGSYPAKGMLIVPASTACVAGVALGLSKDLLQRAASVTLKERRKLVVAVRETPLNGQTLRHLVALDDAGATVLPASPAFYAGATHIQDLVDFVAGRVLDAAGVEHGLYRRWEGELGGGARGSTP encoded by the coding sequence ATGAAGCCAGGACAGACGCAGCGCCGGCCTTGGATCGTGGGGGTGTCGGGTGCCTCCGGTACGCCGTACGCCGCCGCCGTGCTGCGCGCGCTTCTGCGGGCGGGGGAGAGCGTCGACCTGGTGGTCTCGCGCGCCTCCCGGCTGACGCTGCTCGACGAGACCGGTCTGCCCTTCCGGGACGCCCACTGGCAGGACGACCTGCGGGAGTGGCTGGCGCGGGGCGCCGACGGCAAGCCCGGCACGTTCGACGTGAGCGTCGATGGCGTACGGCACTGGAGCGCGGGTGACCTGGCGGCGGGGCCGTCCTCGGGCTCGTACCCCGCGAAGGGCATGCTCATCGTGCCGGCCTCGACCGCCTGCGTGGCCGGAGTCGCCCTCGGGCTCTCCAAGGACCTGCTCCAGCGCGCGGCGAGCGTCACGCTCAAGGAGCGGCGCAAGCTGGTCGTCGCCGTGCGGGAGACTCCGCTGAACGGGCAGACGCTGCGCCACCTGGTCGCCCTGGACGATGCGGGCGCGACGGTGCTGCCCGCCTCGCCGGCGTTCTACGCGGGCGCCACGCACATTCAGGACCTGGTGGACTTCGTCGCCGGGCGGGTCCTCGACGCGGCGGGCGTCGAGCACGGCCTGTACCGGCGGTGGGAGGGCGAGCTGGGGGGCGGCGCGCGCGGCAGCACCCCCTGA
- the mqnP gene encoding menaquinone biosynthesis prenyltransferase MqnP translates to MSASAAAMPQPGRAKAFLRLVMIEHSVFALPFAYIAALTAMFQWDKNIHWGRLLLVTVAMVGLRTFAMAANRIIDREIDARNPRTAHRELVTGAMTVKHAWTGALVALVFFLGAAALLNPLCLALAPIAVIPMVVYPYGKRFTNFPQAILGLAQAMGPVGGWLAVTGEWSWDAVVLGLAVGIWIGGFDLIYACQDVETDREIGVMSVPARFGIPAAIWGARGCHAVTTALFVWYALATGAGAFFWLGLLIVAGAFLYEHSIVKPNDLSRVNRAFFSVNGFIGIALFACALLDLLVRGLTV, encoded by the coding sequence GTGAGTGCCTCCGCCGCCGCGATGCCTCAGCCCGGGAGGGCCAAGGCGTTCCTGCGCCTCGTCATGATCGAGCACTCGGTGTTCGCGCTGCCCTTCGCCTACATCGCGGCGCTGACCGCGATGTTCCAGTGGGACAAGAACATCCACTGGGGGCGGCTGCTGCTGGTCACCGTCGCGATGGTCGGTCTGCGGACCTTCGCCATGGCGGCGAACCGGATCATCGACCGCGAGATCGACGCCCGCAACCCCCGCACGGCCCACCGCGAGCTGGTGACCGGCGCGATGACGGTGAAGCACGCGTGGACGGGCGCGCTGGTCGCGCTGGTGTTCTTCCTCGGCGCCGCCGCGCTTCTGAACCCCCTGTGCCTCGCGCTGGCGCCCATCGCGGTCATCCCGATGGTCGTGTACCCGTACGGCAAGCGGTTCACGAACTTCCCGCAGGCCATCCTGGGTCTGGCCCAGGCGATGGGCCCGGTCGGCGGCTGGCTGGCGGTCACCGGCGAGTGGTCCTGGGACGCCGTCGTCCTCGGTCTCGCGGTGGGCATCTGGATCGGCGGCTTCGACCTGATCTACGCCTGTCAGGACGTCGAGACGGACCGCGAGATCGGCGTGATGTCGGTGCCCGCGCGCTTCGGCATCCCGGCCGCGATCTGGGGCGCGCGCGGCTGCCATGCCGTCACCACGGCCCTGTTCGTCTGGTACGCCCTCGCCACCGGCGCCGGTGCCTTCTTCTGGCTCGGCCTGCTGATCGTCGCGGGCGCCTTCCTCTATGAGCACTCCATCGTCAAGCCGAACGACCTGTCCCGCGTGAACCGGGCGTTCTTCAGCGTCAACGGTTTCATCGGCATCGCTCTGTTCGCCTGCGCCCTGCTGGATCTGCTGGTGCGCGGGCTCACGGTCTGA
- a CDS encoding menaquinone biosynthesis decarboxylase, with amino-acid sequence MAYDDLRSLLRALEREGDLKRIKAEVDPYLEVGEIVDRVQKAGGPALLFENVRGSSMPLAMNVFGTDRRLLKSLGLKSYGEISEKIGGLLKPELPHGFVGVREAFGKLGAMSHVPPKKVKDAPVQEVVLRGDDVDLDALPALFTWPQDGGSFFNLGLTHTKDPESGIRNLGLYRLQRHDKRTIGMHWQIHKDSRNHYQVAARRGERLPVAIAFGCPPAVTYASTAPLPGDIDEYLFAGFIQGKRIEMVDCKTVPLQVPAQAEVVLEGWLEPGEMLPEGPFGDHTGFYTPQEPFPALTIDCVTMRKRPLLQSIVVGRPPTEDGPLGRATERFFLPLLKIIVPDIVDYHLPEAGGFHNCAIVAIDKKYPKHAQKVMHAIWGAHMMSLTKLIVVVDSDCDVHDLHEVAWRALGNTDYSRDLTVVEGPVDHLDHASYQQFWGGKAGIDATKKWPEEGYTRDGGWPEMVVSDPETSERVTRRWKEYGL; translated from the coding sequence ATGGCTTACGACGATCTTCGCTCCCTGCTCAGGGCCCTGGAGCGCGAGGGAGACCTCAAGCGCATCAAGGCCGAGGTGGATCCGTACCTGGAGGTCGGGGAGATCGTCGACCGGGTGCAGAAGGCAGGCGGGCCCGCGCTGCTCTTCGAGAACGTGCGCGGGTCGAGCATGCCGCTCGCCATGAACGTCTTCGGGACCGACCGGCGGCTGCTGAAGTCCCTCGGGCTGAAGTCGTACGGCGAGATCTCCGAGAAGATCGGCGGACTGCTCAAGCCCGAGCTGCCGCACGGGTTCGTCGGAGTGCGCGAGGCCTTCGGGAAGCTCGGCGCGATGAGCCACGTACCGCCGAAGAAGGTCAAGGACGCGCCGGTCCAGGAAGTCGTCCTCCGCGGTGACGACGTCGACCTCGACGCCCTCCCCGCCCTGTTCACCTGGCCCCAGGACGGCGGCTCCTTCTTCAACCTGGGGCTCACCCACACGAAGGACCCGGAGAGCGGTATCCGCAATCTCGGGCTGTACCGCCTCCAGCGCCACGACAAGCGCACCATCGGCATGCACTGGCAGATCCACAAGGACAGCCGGAACCACTACCAGGTCGCCGCGAGGAGGGGCGAGCGGCTCCCGGTCGCGATCGCCTTCGGGTGTCCGCCCGCCGTGACATACGCCTCCACCGCCCCGCTGCCCGGTGACATCGACGAGTACCTCTTCGCCGGGTTCATCCAGGGCAAGCGGATCGAGATGGTGGACTGCAAGACGGTGCCGCTTCAGGTGCCGGCGCAGGCCGAGGTCGTGCTGGAGGGCTGGCTGGAGCCGGGCGAGATGCTGCCGGAGGGGCCGTTCGGCGACCACACCGGGTTCTATACGCCGCAGGAGCCGTTCCCGGCGCTGACCATCGACTGCGTCACCATGCGCAAGCGTCCGCTGCTCCAGTCGATCGTCGTAGGACGCCCTCCGACGGAGGACGGACCCCTGGGCCGTGCGACCGAGCGTTTCTTCCTCCCCCTCCTGAAGATCATCGTGCCGGACATCGTGGACTACCACCTGCCCGAAGCGGGGGGTTTCCACAACTGCGCGATCGTCGCGATCGACAAGAAGTACCCCAAGCACGCTCAAAAGGTGATGCACGCCATCTGGGGCGCCCACATGATGTCGCTGACGAAGCTCATCGTGGTCGTCGACTCGGACTGCGACGTGCACGATCTGCACGAGGTCGCATGGCGGGCCCTCGGCAACACGGACTACTCCCGTGACCTCACCGTCGTCGAAGGCCCGGTCGACCACCTCGACCACGCCTCCTACCAGCAGTTCTGGGGCGGCAAGGCGGGCATCGACGCGACGAAGAAGTGGCCCGAGGAGGGCTATACGCGGGACGGGGGCTGGCCGGAGATGGTGGTGTCGGACCCGGAGACATCCGAACGGGTGACGCGACGCTGGAAGGAATACGGACTGTGA
- a CDS encoding PLD nuclease N-terminal domain-containing protein, translated as MLRYLPFLLVLALWIYAFIDCLNTPEEEVRGLPKVVWVIIVLLFGEVLVGPIAWLVAGKVRRAPANGSTPSAWHRNHRTEYVAPDDNPEFLKSLKEGNKKDEDLLKDWEADLRRREEELKRRERDDES; from the coding sequence ATGCTCAGGTATCTGCCGTTTCTGCTGGTCCTGGCGCTGTGGATCTACGCCTTCATCGACTGCCTGAACACCCCCGAGGAAGAGGTGCGGGGGCTGCCCAAGGTGGTCTGGGTGATCATCGTCCTGCTCTTCGGCGAGGTGCTGGTCGGTCCCATCGCCTGGCTCGTCGCGGGCAAGGTGCGCCGCGCCCCCGCGAACGGCTCCACGCCCTCCGCGTGGCACCGCAACCATCGCACGGAGTACGTCGCACCCGACGACAACCCCGAGTTCCTCAAGTCCCTCAAGGAAGGGAACAAGAAGGACGAGGACCTCCTCAAGGACTGGGAGGCCGACCTGCGCCGCCGCGAGGAGGAGCTGAAGCGGCGCGAGCGCGACGACGAGTCCTGA